In uncultured Cohaesibacter sp., a genomic segment contains:
- a CDS encoding hydrogen peroxide-inducible genes activator, which translates to MRPVTMTIRPTLRQLQYLCALAEKKSFREAAKACLVSQSTLSAGIRQLEEILQVTVVDRESDRFRLTVLGGEILERAQGLLRDTDDLMAVAQRHNSPLAGRLRLGVIPSIGPFLLPRALPGLRKDFPDLKLYLREALSRQLLEDVRAGRLDAAVLALPYPIEDFSSQSLGYDGFRVALPQDHPLAAQETVASAALQDEALILLEDGHCIRDHILSCLDLSNAARRSRESGAEHIEATSLITIVQMVANGLGVTLLPEIALQTGLVDGLDIAIRPLAEQPAERELAIIWRKKSAFEPNIRLLAAHLAGFV; encoded by the coding sequence GTGCGGCCTGTCACAATGACCATCCGGCCAACCCTGAGGCAACTGCAGTATCTGTGCGCGCTGGCTGAAAAGAAGTCCTTCCGCGAGGCGGCAAAGGCCTGCCTTGTTTCCCAATCCACGTTGAGTGCGGGGATCCGGCAACTGGAAGAGATTCTCCAGGTGACCGTTGTGGACAGGGAGAGCGACCGCTTTCGCCTGACCGTGCTTGGGGGCGAAATTCTTGAACGGGCACAGGGGCTTCTCCGGGATACCGATGACCTGATGGCCGTTGCCCAGCGCCACAACAGTCCGCTGGCTGGCCGCTTGCGCCTCGGGGTGATTCCTTCGATCGGGCCCTTTCTTCTGCCCCGTGCCCTGCCGGGGCTGCGCAAGGATTTCCCCGACCTCAAACTCTATTTGCGCGAGGCCTTGTCCCGCCAGTTGCTGGAGGATGTGAGGGCTGGTCGGCTGGATGCCGCAGTGTTGGCGCTCCCTTATCCAATCGAGGATTTTTCCAGCCAGAGTCTCGGCTATGATGGCTTTCGCGTCGCTTTGCCGCAGGACCATCCGCTGGCAGCCCAAGAAACCGTCGCCTCAGCGGCGCTGCAGGATGAGGCGCTCATCCTGCTTGAGGATGGTCACTGCATTCGCGACCATATCCTCTCCTGTCTGGATCTGAGCAATGCGGCCCGGCGATCGCGGGAGAGCGGGGCCGAGCATATCGAGGCCACCAGCCTTATCACCATCGTGCAGATGGTCGCCAATGGTCTCGGGGTAACGCTGTTGCCCGAGATTGCTCTGCAGACCGGGCTTGTCGACGGGCTCGACATCGCCATCCGTCCTTTGGCGGAACAGCCCGCCGAGCGGGAGCTGGCCATCATCTGGCGCAAGAAGTCTGCCTTCGAGCCCAACATCCGCCTGCTGGCGGCCCATCTGGCTGGTTTCGTGTGA
- the rpmF gene encoding 50S ribosomal protein L32: MAVPKSKVTRMKRGFRRSADALKQSVYVEDKDSGELRRPHHIDLKTGMYRGRQILEPKD; the protein is encoded by the coding sequence ATGGCTGTGCCAAAAAGTAAAGTGACCCGTATGAAGCGTGGCTTCCGCCGCTCTGCGGACGCGCTCAAGCAGTCGGTCTATGTCGAAGACAAGGATTCTGGCGAACTGCGCCGTCCTCATCATATCGACCTGAAGACCGGCATGTATCGTGGTCGTCAGATTCTGGAGCCGAAAGACTAA